In Camelus dromedarius isolate mCamDro1 chromosome 16, mCamDro1.pat, whole genome shotgun sequence, the genomic stretch GGAAACGAGCAGGGAGGGCTGGACACTGGGATGTGCATCAAGCCTGAAAACTGGGCGGCAAGAGTTTGTAGAACAGGCCATGGACCATCAGGAGGGGACTGACCAGCAGGGAGGCTGCTTGGAGGAGGGGGCCTCCAGGCTGGCAGAGTCTACATCTCTCAGAAGATGGGGAGAGACCCACGGGTGGAAGATTCTGGGAAGTAGGCAGTTCAGAGCTAGAGATGAGACAGAATTGTGGGAGACAGGGAGGCCCTGAGTATTGGCCCATCCTCTATTCTCCTTAGGATCTCACAGCCAGGATGCCGCCCTCATCGCGGGCATCCTCGTgcctctgctgctgctcctcctggCCATCGCCTGCTGTGCCTGCTGCTGCTGGGCTGCCCGGTTGGACCCCAAGGACAGGTAAACACTGGTCTGTCCCTTCCCGACCCCACAGCTCAGGCCATTGGTGGCATCTGGTTTCCTttcaggggtggggaagggctggcCTTGTCACACACTGAGTTCAGAGGTAATGAGGTAGTTGGCAGTGGCTATGGCCTGGAGACACCAAGTCAGGCACCTGCCTTCCTCAGCACCCTTCAGGGGGAAGTTTCTGAGTCACACAGGAGCAGGGACCCTGGGCGCCAAGCTGGCAGAACGCAGAAGCGTCAGGAGAGCTCTaagcagggaggggaagagaccaGGCCTCAAACCGCCCCCCAAGGGAGAGCACCATAAAAGTCTGAGCAGTGGTTTAGCAGAGAATGTGGCTTTCCcagaaaaggagaggggaggagggatttgggcTTGCAGCCCACTGTAGGGGAATGTTCCTTGCAAGGAGCTTTGTTCCTTTACAAGATCTCTTCACACTTCTTGGCTCCTTGGAGACTCACAGCAGCATGGAGCTTTGGAGCAGGGCATGTGGGGCAGGGGGATTAGCGTTCTCAATTCACAGGAGGACATGGGCCCAAGGTGACCCAGCTAGTCACTGGCATGCATGAAGCCTGTGCCCCATTTTCCAGACTCTTTGTCCAGTGCTTCCTTATTAGTTCATGAACTAACCCTTGAGCATGTTTCCCTCTATGCTGGGCAGGAGTCTCAGAAGAGCAGACCCAGTAGCTCCTCCCCTGGGGTAtagagcctgggggaggggagaagcccCTCACAGGAGGGCCAGGACATGTGCACAGTTTGTCTGAAGAATGGTAATGAGTGAAGCAGTCACTTCCAGCTTGGGGGTGGGGACAAGGGCAGGTTTCCTGGAGGTGGTGCCACtttcagaaggagaggagagctgGGGCTCAGCTAGGGTGATAATAGCACATTGCTGCATTTGGGGGCAGCCCGCCAAGTATCTGGTGTGCTGTTCTGAAAAAAGCTGTGATAAATAGGAgttgttgtccccattttatggatgaggaaactgaagcccagagagcaCAAGTCTGAGCCAGAGCTGCTACCTTGTGACTCCAGAACTACGCCACCCTCTGTGACAGTCCCGAATCTCAGGGTCTGTAGTTTGGATTTTACTTTGTAGCCATAGGGAGCTGTTGAAGTAGACACAGTCACTCTGAGTAACCCAGGACCAGGAAGGTCCTGGCCCTCTTCTCCTGCCCCTACCCTGCCCCAGCCAGGAGTCTCCTGTGCTGACCACTCTCCTATTCCCTCAGGCCAGCAGGAGATGGAACTGCTCTGTCCAGGATGAAGCTGCAGGTCTGGGGGGCACTGAcctccagcctgggctctgcGCTGCCCTGCAGTTCCCTCAGCAGCCACAAGCTTCCCTGGGTGACAGGTAAGTGGGAGCTGAGCTTCAGGGGCTGCGAGGGGATAAGGCTTCCTATCGGGCTCTGCGCCTGACCCCGAGCCCCCCGCAGTCTCGCACCACGACCCGGAGATCCCCTTCAACCACAGCTTCATCGAGCCGCCCTCTGCCGGCTGGGCCTCGGATGACTCTTTCTCTTCTGATCCCGAGTCTGGAGAAGAGGATGAGGGTCCTGCCTACTGCGTGCCACCCCATGAAGGTAGCCCCCATCCAGCCCACTCAGCCCCAGAGCAGCCTCTTctttattccttcaacaaatgtGTAACAAGCGCCCATTCTGTGCTAGTCTCTGTTCCTGGCTGGGGGACACGGTAAAGAACAAGACAGGTTTCTGTCCTCACCAAGCTTATAGTCTGGTGGGCAGTAATCAGACATTGTAGGACAGAGTGATAGATGCTTCCATGGGGGAAACACAAGTAGGGGCTCGTAATCCAGCCATGTTGTGGGTGACTGGGGTCAGGGAAGATGGCTCAGTGTTAGTGATACTGAGTTGAGCAGAATCAGTAGCTATTAGCCCAGTGAAAGTTAGGGAGAGGTGGGAATGATGTTTCAAGGAGGGAACAGTGAACATAAAGGCTCAGAGGTGAGAGGGACAcggctgtgtggccttgaaaGAGCTTCAGTGTGGTTAGAGTGTGGCATTAGTGCAAAGTAGGAAGGGGTGGTGAGAAGAGAGGGCAGAAGCACGAGCATCTGCCTGAATAGGCCCTTCCCCTGCCTCTCTGCATCTTCACCCTCTCCCTTGCCCCATTTCTGGGGCCTCCCAGAAGATGCTAAGCTGGGTAAGCATAATGGAAGAGGGTGGCCAGCCCAGCTTTGGCCAAgctcttctgtctcctctgccaGGGATGGTCCCTGTAGCCCAAGCAGAGTCACCCGAGGCCAGCCTGGCCGGaggccccttccctcctcctgaggACGCCTCCACACCATTCGCCATCCCGCGCACATCCAGCCTAGCACGGGCCAAACGGCCCTCGGTCTCCTTTGCTGAAGGTACCAAGTTTGCACCACAGAGTCGCCGAAGCTCAGGGGAGCTCTCCAGCCCGCTCCGAAAGCCCAAGAGGCTCTCCCGGGGGACCCAGCCAGGTCCTGAAAGTCAGGAGGCTGAGGAGCCCATGAGCCCAGAGCAAACGGAAACAGACGGCGCCCCTCCTGGTGCTGCCAGCCCCAGGGATTCAGCCATTGGCCGCCGCCGGCTCCTGCTTGCTGGCCGGACAGTGGCTGAGCGTGTGGAAGCCATCGAGGGCAGTGTCCAGGAGGGCTCAGGCTCTGTGACCACGATCTACATGCTGGCAGGGACACCACAGGGATCTGAGGGCCCCGTCCAGTCTGTCCTCCGCCGTTTTGGTAGCTTCCAGAAAggccaggcagagcccagggtcaAGAGTGCCATCCCTAAGCCTCCACGCAGGGCCCTGAGTCGGAACAAGGGCAGCCCCGGGCTGGCCCCTGGCTCTGCCAGTCTGAGCCCCAGCTCAGCCCCGAAAGAGGAGCTGCCTGGGACCTTAGAGTCTGCAGGGACCAGGCCAGAGGAAGTGGCCAGGGGGTTGGGGGATGGCACCAAGAGctcagggaggggccaggagctggCCCCTGGGGATGGTCCCCTGGAACAGGATCCCCAGAAGCTGACTGGCGAGGAAGGGCAGGAGGAGCCCCAGTATGAGAATGTTGTACCCATCTCTGGGCCACCAGACCCCAGAGGACCTTGAATTTCATGAGTGGTAAGACAATGGATAGGGGCAGGCATCCAAACTGCCTAGGATCAGATTGTATTCTGCGCTGGAAAAAGATTCTAGGGCCAGGAAAGGCATACCAGCGCCTCTGTCTTTCCACAGGGACTCATCAGAGTTGAAGGCCAGTTGGCTCTGGGCCCTGGCAGTGCTCTGGGAGAGGTATGGAAGGCCTAAGCAGAGGCCCCCCAGGATGGGGTCAGGAAGGGGGAAGAGATGGCAGCAGGGACTTTTTCTCTGTTGTCCTGGACTCTGTTTGCCCCCAAAGGCTATTCTTTCCTTCActtgtaacacatttttctgaaatgggaaacaacctaaatgtttgACAATAAAAGATTGGTTAAAGAAATATTCCTTATGAAAGGTTCCTAAACAACCACAATAAATCATGTTGTGTAAGAGTGTTTTTAATATGGGAGAATGTTTAGGTTCGCTATACTGTTAAGTGTAAAATGcaacttttctttttacaaatttcattcctttttgcttCAGAATACACGTTTAGAATGCTTCCGTTTTGTGTAGATTTTGTGACTTTTAcggactttcttttaaaatgatgtgtATGCATAAAAAAGATTCGAGGGAAAGGgatcaaatggcatttttctctggGAGATGAGATTGTGGctggtatttattttcttcctacatTTTTGCATAATTTGCAAATTTTCTACAGTGAACAGTCTTTTTACTTTTCTCACTAGATtgaatttttaaggaaattttaaaagctgtgttctttgctaaaaataaaaagtactaaCATTTCAGACATGTCTAAAGTAACAATGAGAtttcccttctccccagaagATTCTGAGGGGTGAGGAAGGGGCTAGACTTAATTTTCACGGAATGCCTGTTGGTCTTGTTCTGAATTCTTTCCTCACACACTTGTATTACCCAGTCAGGAAATAAAGAGCAAACCCCTCTGTCCCAGTGTGCAGAGAATCTCATGAACAGTCTAGATGCTTCCTTTCAGATGTTTTTCTGTGCGTGTGAAAACAAAAGGACGTACTGTTCCGGAATTTGCTTTTTTACTTAACAATATATCCTGGCTATCTTTTGATGTCAGTAAATATAAaactacctctttttttttttttttatagaaaatggCTACATGGGATCCCATCAGGTGGAAATAACACAAGTTATTTTAACTATCCCCAACCTACAGGGATTTGAGTTGTTTCtaattgttttaatataataaatgatGATGCAGTGTACAACTTGgtccatatacatatacatataattttttttgcacTTGTGCTAGTTTTTCTGTAGAAgagattcctagaagtgaaattactgCGTTATGGGGTAAGAACATCATAAACTGCCCTCCAAAGAAATTGTATGTCTTTGTGTTCTCATAAGTGATGTTGGTATCTATTTCCCCACACCAAATCTGATAGATTAAAAaaggtatctcattgttttagcACAATGAAAGTAAATAACTAAAGTAATAACATGTTAAaacttcttaaaaagttaaactctTTGTACAGataaaagtctttcatttgtattttcgAGCCATCAAAAATGGTAtcattaaaatgtgaatttctaTGATTATTCTAGGACTGACcttctttccatgtctttaacAGTTATTTGTATTCTTCCTATAGATGAGCTGGTTATATTCTTCCCCTAATTTCCTATTGAgttgttcctctttttctcacTGATTTATAGATGCCTTTGTATGTATCAAGGATATTAATTCTTTGCCCAGTTTGTGATTGGTCTTTCAATGCTGTTtatagtttctttcttctttttctctatagaaattaaaattttacatttagacaagtctttttctttttgacttctgGGTTTAATGTCATGTTtcacagaaagatgaaaagatcTTCTCTACCTCAAAATCAGTGAAATAAtcttctacattttcttctactATAGGTTACAGATGTACAATATGGTGACTGACAATCTTTAAAGATTATGCTTCATTtgtagttattgtaaaatattggctatatttcctgggTTGAACTATATCTCtttttagcttattttatatgtaacagtttatttctttatgatttgcCAGCAGTGCTGGTGTGGGGGCTTTAACACTCCTGACAAAAAGACTGACCAAAAAACCCAACCCTCCGGCatttcaaatctcagttctgacATACTTATTTTGTGACTTTGGAAATGTTACTTAAAGCCTgtattttcatctgaaaaatggggatgtGCCTATCTCCCAGGGCTACCGTGGGAATTAAATGACACAAAGTATGTAAAGCACCTAGTAAATTTTTGGCTCTTACTAAGGGTCATTATTATTGATATTACATCATTCTCCAGCTTTGTCACTAGAAGCTAATACCTTTCCCTCGTTTCATTTGTTCAGGTTTTCTTTCAACAAACTCatattgtacatctgctttgTGCTTACTTCTATATTAAGGGCTGGTGATTCAAACCTGAATGAGACATAGTTTGTCTCAATAGGCGTTCTCAGTCAATGGGAAGAGGACGAGACAAACAGATTAGcagataattataaaataaagcaatcaGTGGACAAAGATAATGTAGAATATTGCGGGGAGTGGTtgggggaggcttcctggaaaaGGTGCTGTTCAAGAAGGGACTATGTCTGAGGGTCAGAGGTGAGAGAACAgcatctgcaggaactacaagcGAGTCCATGTGATTGGAGCATCTAGGAGTAGACCAGAGTCGGGAGACTGTGTGGGTCAGGTTGGAGAACTTGAACTTTATCGGGCAGGACAAATGGTAAAGAGTTTCTGAAGGATTTTAGCAAAGGTCAGATTTACCAATgttagatttgcatttcccagaacTCAGGGGATAGGGGTGCGGTGGAGAGATGGATTTGAGTGGCTGAGATTGGAGGCTGAGATCGGAGGCTGGATGAACAGCAGGTGCAGTCCTAGGGACGCAGCATGTGCAAATTAGATAAACACTTAGGAGATCCAGATTGTATTGGTGGGGTAGAGGTGGGGTGAAAGAGAGGGCAAATAAGAGCAGGTGCctaacaagtatttgttgaaatgtTGGTTCACAGTGTCTAACGTCAGTACGTAATGGTGCtattatctgaaaaagaataggaggaacagttttggaggggagggagaaattttCGGTTTAGAAAGGTGTTTGGAACAACTGCCTGGGGACAGCTCTCAGGAGGGCtctaggagggagggagagaagaactGAAGTTTGTTAAGAGACAGCTGCAACCTAGTGAGCGGGTGAGATTCTTCAGAGTGGGTAACAGGATACGTAATCAGCCAGGATCCTCCAGCCCACAACGCCGGACGTGGTCTGAGCAAGGTTGCCAGCGGCGGGTTCACGGCGGCAGGGGGCGCACTCGGACTCAGGGACATGGAGCTAGAGGCTGCTGGGGCTCCCTTGGACGATAAGCCAGCTCCCACCGCGTGCCAGAAAAACCAAACTCAATCTGGGGAGACCTAAGGCCTTCTGAGGTAGGGCTAGTGCCTTCCAGGGAAGAGACCCGGTTGGGCAGCTGAacctccagagcccaggctccaTCCCCCTGCCCTGGCACTTCCTCAGAGCAGGTCCACCTCACTGATCAGATCAGGAGCCCAGAGCCCTCCCGACCCGACGCGCTCTTTCGGAGTTCTAACTTGTGCTTGCAGCTTAGCGCTGCCCGCCGTGTCACAGTGCCCTTGCCTTAAGGAGACGTTAGGAGACGGGGCGTAAGGGAGTGCAGGGAGCACCAAGATGACTGGTCTAAGTGGGGGTCCCTAAGGGGACTTAGGAGAGCAGGAACGGGGGGATGGGTCAGCAGGAACGGATGGGGCACCTGAGGAAACGTCCTAGGGGGCAGACAAGCCCCAAACTCCCACCTGAGGATCCCCGAGGGTCACCTTCCAGGGACCGGGCAGAAtgcacccaggagtgggatcggTGAATCAGGAGAGCTGGGAAGAGGAACACCACGCCTGGACAGAGGTCCGGGGATCCGGGCTGTGCAGACAGCGCCTGGATAAGGGTCACTGGGAGCAGGAAAGCGAGGAATCGGGACACAAAACCCGAGGCAGACGGATGGCAGCGTTGCATGGGAAGGAGGCAATGGAAGCGGCGGTAACCGAACGACCCACGCGGAGCCAGAGCGTCGGGCGTGGTGCCCAGGGCAGTAAGGGGAGCTGGGGACTATGTGGCGGGCCGGAGGAGAACGGAGTGCGGGAGCGGATCTTGATGCGCGAGAGGGACCGGCGTGCAGCTGGGGAAGCCCCGGAGTCGCCGGAACGCCGAGCCGGGGACCCAATTCAGGGGAATGGCTTCGGGGTGAGGCTCTGGAAAAGGGGATGAGGCTGTGCCCCTTGCAGTTCCCAGCCCGGCTGGCTGTGACTCCAGTTTAAGGCAGCAGACTACCCCTCAGCGCGCCGCTGTCCCTGACCCCCCCAGCTCTCTTGTTTGTCTCCTAGTCCGGCCGGAACCGGCTTCTGCCCGCCGCGGGGCGGGCGGGTGGTTGCTGATTGGTCAATGCCTGTTTCTAGCCCCCACTCAGCCAATCAGCGTACCGCAGTGTTTCATCTTGGGGGTCGGAATAAAAGGACTGGAATAAAAGGGGGGGCAGAAAAGGCGCCGGCCGGGCCCGATACACACTCAGTAGGAGCCGGGTGAGTTGGATCCTGGGCACCTGGGCCCCGGGCaagtgggctgggggtgggggtagctGGTAAAAGGCGCACGAGTGAGGGCGTAGAAAGATGTGTGAATATATGAGGAGAAAGACTGAATGAATGAGGACCTGCCAAGGAAGAAAAGACGAATGGAGAAGGGAGCTAGAGGATTGGAGGGGGAAGGGGTCCAATTCCATGGAAACGAGCTAATTGCCGAGGAAACGACCCGGGATGGGGGGGTCGCGCGGGTGGCTCGCGCCGCCGGTTTGAACCGGCTTCGCCTCTCCCATGCGGGGTTCGCGTGGCCGCAGCGCCTAGCGACCTAGAGAGCGGCCAATGGCGCGGCAGTTCCTGTACCATCAGGCCAATGAGCGGGCCGTGGGCGGGCCGTTCCGGAGCTCCGTGAGCTGATCTTGTGGTTGAGGGAACCCAGTCTGGGGAAGGGTCGTCAGtgcgggcgggcgggcgctggAGAG encodes the following:
- the SCARF1 gene encoding scavenger receptor class F member 1 isoform X1; the protein is MGIRLLFPLLLLWTRGTQESELDPRGQHVCMAGSPSVELQCCPGWRQKDRECTIPICEGLDACREDEVCVKPGLCRCKPGFFGAQCNSRCPGQYWGPDCRESCSCHPHGQCEPATGVCHCQPERWGARCEFACACAPHGRCNPETGACSCEPGWWSSTCRRPCQCNPAGARCDPATGSCLCEPGWWGRRCSFRCSCHGSPCAQESGRCACRPGWWGPECRQPCQCVRGRCSAASGQCACPPGFRGARCELPCTPGRYGPQCRDSCGHCKQNEPCSADTGSCESCEPGWNGTQCHQPCPPGTFGDNCRQQCPHCRLGEACQPDTGQCQRCDPGWLGPRCEDPCPIGTFGEGCGSTCLPCAQGACDAVTGECVCNAGYWGPSCNTSCPSGFHGNNCSVPCECPEGTCHPVSGACQLGSHSQDAALIAGILVPLLLLLLAIACCACCCWAARLDPKDRPAGDGTALSRMKLQVWGALTSSLGSALPCSSLSSHKLPWVTVSHHDPEIPFNHSFIEPPSAGWASDDSFSSDPESGEEDEGPAYCVPPHEGMVPVAQAESPEASLAGGPFPPPEDASTPFAIPRTSSLARAKRPSVSFAEGTKFAPQSRRSSGELSSPLRKPKRLSRGTQPGPESQEAEEPMSPEQTETDGAPPGAASPRDSAIGRRRLLLAGRTVAERVEAIEGSVQEGSGSVTTIYMLAGTPQGSEGPVQSVLRRFGSFQKGQAEPRVKSAIPKPPRRALSRNKGSPGLAPGSASLSPSSAPKEELPGTLESAGTRPEEVARGLGDGTKSSGRGQELAPGDGPLEQDPQKLTGEEGQEEPQYENVVPISGPPDPRGP